In Phreatobacter cathodiphilus, the genomic window GAGGTGGTGGACAAGGCGACCGGACAGGCACGCATGCCGCTCGCCGAGCTCGGCCGCATCGTCTACTACCGCGGCGACACGCTGCCCAAGGACCTCGCCCGGGAGCTCGTCCAGACGCGGCACTTCATCACCAAGGAATATCCCTTCGCCTTCACCAACGGCATCCAGGCGAGCTGGCTGGAGGTCGATGTCGAAACCGGCATGGTGAAGCTGCTGGAGCACTGGTGCGTCGAGGACTGCGGCCGGGTCATCAACCCCATGCTCGTCGACGAACAGGTGCGCGGCGGCATCGTCCAGGGCATCGGCGGCGCGCTCTACGAGCACTGCGTCTACAACGAGGACGGCCAGCTCCTCACCACCACCCTTGCCGACTATCTCGTGCCCATGGCTGCCGAAATGCCCGACATGCATGTCGGCCACGTCGAGACGCCGACGAAGGAGTCCCTCCTCGGCGCCAAGGGCGCGGGCGAGGCCGGCACAGCCGGCGCGCCTGCCGCCATCATGAACGCCATCAACGACGCCATCGCGCCCCTCGGCGCGAAGGTCCTCGCCCAGCCCTTCACTCCCGACCGGATCCTGAGGGCGCTCGGAACCATTGCATGAGCATGGGGAAGCGGTGCTAGCCTGCTCCCCGAAGTGAAAGGCCGGGCCAACCGGCCGCCAAGAACAACCCAGGAAACAGGGGATCCCCGTGATCCCCGCCCCCAAGGAAGGAACGACGATGACGACCACCAGGCGCACATTCATGGCCGGCGCCGCCGGCGCCGCCACCCTGCCCGTCTTCAACATCAAGGCCTCGGCGCAGCAGAGCCTCAACGTCACCATCGCGGCGAGCCACCCGGTGCAGAACTTCTGGGTCGCGATGATGAAGAACGTCTTCCAGCCCGAGGTCGAGAAGCATCTGCGCGACAACGGCAACCAGGTGCGCGTCAACTGGCGCGAGTCCTATGGCGGCACGCTCTACAAGTTCCAGGACACGATGGAGGCCGTGCGCGACAACATCACCGACATCGGCTACGTCGGCACGCTCTGGGAAGGCTCCACCATGCCGCTCCAGAACGTCAGCTATTTCACGCCCTTCACCACCGGCGACCACGGCCTCGTCGCCCGCACCTTCGACAAGCTCAACGAGACGGTTCCGGCCATCAAGCAGAACTGGAACGGCCTCAACATGGTGCCGCTCTCCTCGTTCATCACCGACACCTACCACATCTGGTCGACCTTCCCGGTCCGCACCCTCGACGACCTGAAGAACCGCAAGATCTCGGCGCCCGGCACCTCGGCCAACTGGCTCACCGGCACCGGCGCCACCCCGGTCGACGGGGCGCTCACCACCTACTACACCGACATCCAGACCGGCGTGTCGGAAGGCGCCCTGTCCTTCTTCGTCGGCATCCTGCCGACCCGCGTCTACGAGGTGGCGAAATACGTCTGCAAATGCGACGTCGGCGCCATGTATGTCGGCGGCATCGCCGCCAACAAGCAGCGCCACGACCGCTGGCCGGCCGCCTTCCAGAAGGCCGTGGCGGAGGCCGGCAAGATCACCACCCAGAAGCACATCGAGGACGTCTCCTCGCGCATCGACGCGGCCGAGAAGGAGATGGTCGCCAAGGGCTCGATCATCACCACCATGGCCGACGCCGAGCGCAAGCGCTGGATCTCGGGCCTGCCCAACATCGCCAAGACCTGGGCCGACACCTCCGGCCCGGCCGCCCGCGACGTGCTGAAGTCCTACTTCGCCGCCATTCGCGCCGCCGGCGGCACGCCGGGCCGCGATTGGGACCGCGAAGCCTCCGCCTGATCCGCTCATCCGGGCGCCGGAGGTCATCCGGCGCCCGTCATTTCAGTCCGCAGACATCCGGAGACCCCCATGGCCGACGACATCGACGTCGCGGCGCTCGAGCGCGAGGCGGCCCGCCAGCCCTTCGATCCCGTCCGGATGCTGCTCGACGCCCTCGCCGCCATCGGCACGGTCTGGACCTTCGGCCTGATGCTGCTCATCTGCGCCGACGTGATCGGCCGCTCCTTCCTCTCCATGCCGATCACCGGCGTGTCGGAGATCGCCGCCCATTCCATCGTCGGCATCGTCTTCCTGCAGATCGGCGCCACGATCTATTCCAGGCGCATGACCCGCGCCGACTTCCTCATCGACGGGGTCCTGCACCGCACCCCCGCCGTCGGGCGTGCCGTCGAGGCGCTGTTCCTGCTCATCGGCGCCGCTGTCATGGCCTTCGTCGCCTGGGCCGCCTGGCCGGGCATGTGGACGTCCCTCGCCTCCCGCGAATTCTTCGGCGTCCAGGGCCTCTTCACGGTGCCGACCTGGCCGTTCCGCGGGCTCATCATTCTCGGCGGGGTCGCGGGCGCCCTCGCCTACATCATGCTGTTCGTCGCCGAGATCGGCGCCCGGCGTAAACCGGCCGGGGGCTGATCCCATGGAAGACGTCACGCTCGGTTTCGTTCTCATCGGCGCCATGGTGGCGCTCATCGTCCTCGGCCTGCCCATCGGCCTCTCCCTCATCGGCACCGGCGCCATCGGCGTCTGGCTGATCCGCGACAACATCGACCTCGCCTTCCGCTTCACCGCGCTCGCCACCTATTCGGGCATCCAGGACTATCTCTTCGCCACCATCCCGCTCTTCGTGCTGATGGGGCTCCTGGTGTCGATCTCCGACGTCGGCAAGGACACCTTCGAGGTCGCTCAGGCGCTGCTCCGCCGTATCCGCGGCGGCCTCGGCATGGCGACGGTGGCGGCCAACGCGGTCTTCGCCGCGGTCACCGGCGTCTCCATCGCCTCGGCGGCCGTCTTCACCAAGGTGGCGGTGCCGGAAATGGTCCGCCACGGCTACACCATGCGCTTCGCCTCCGGCACGGTCGCCGGCTCCTCCATCCTCGGCATGCTGATCCCGCCGAGCCTCCTGATGATCGTCTACGGCGTCCTCTCCGAGGTCTCGATCGGCAAGATGTTCGTCGCCGGCGTCATTCCCGGCGTCATCATCGCCCTCGGCTTCACCGTCATGATCTGGGTCTACGCCACGGTCTGGCCGCACAAGATCTTCGTCGATGCCGGCACTTCCGACGTCGAAGACGTGCCACCCATGCCGGTCGGCGAGATGCTGGCGAAGTCGGTGCCCATCGCCTGCCTCGTCGTGCTCATCCTCGGCGGCCTCTACACCGGCTTCTTCACGCCGACCGAGGCGGGTGCGGTGGGTGCCGCCGGCGCGCTCGTCATCGCCCTCGTCCGCCGCCGTCTCGACTGGCCGAAGTTCTGGCGGGTGCTGAAGGAGGCGGGCATCGTCTCGGCCTCGATCCTCTTCCTGCTCATCGCCGCCAGCCTCTATTCGCGCATGCTCTCCATGGCCGGCGTGCCCAACGCCATCGGCGACTTCGTCCAGCATCTCGGCCTCGGCGCCTACGGCTTCCTCTTCGCCTTCGTCGTGGTCATCCTGCTCATGGGCATGATCCTGGATTCCACCTCGATCCTGCTGATCATGGTGCCCATCGGGGCGCCCATCGCCTCGGCCATGGGCTTCGACCTCATCCACTTCGGCATCGTCACCATCATCGCCGTGGAGATGGGGCTGTTGACCCCGCCCTTCGGCATCTCGGTCTTCACCGTCAAGGCGACGCTGGGCGATCCCAGCGTCGGGATCGAGACCATCTTCGCGGGTGCCATGCCCTACGTCACGGTAATGGGCATCGCGCTGTTCCTCATCGCGATCTTCCCGCCCCTCTCGACCATCCTCGTGCGCTGACGGTCCGCCATGCTGTCCTTCGACGAACACAATCTGACCGACGAGGTGGTGAACCGCTTCGCGGAGTGCCACGATCCCCGGCTGAAGCAGGTGATCCAGGCCCTCGTCCGCCACGCCCATGCCTTCGTGAAGGAGGTGGAACTGACCGAGGCGGAATGGATCGCCGCCATCGGCTTCCTCACCCGCACCGGCCACATGTGCGACGACAAGCGGCAGGAGTTCATCCTGCTCTCCGACGTGCTCGGCATCTCCATGCTGGTGGACGCCATCAACCACCGCATGCCGGACGGCGCCACCGAGACGACGGTGCTCGGCCCCTTCTATCTCGGCGAGCACCGCGTCACGCCCTACGGCGCCGACATCGCCGCGAACGAGCCGGGCGAGCGCCTCTTCGTCGAGGGCACGGTGTCCTCGCCCGGCGGCGCGCCCATCGCAGGCGCCGCGGTCGACATCTGGCATTCCGACGACGAGGGCTTCTACGACGCCCAGAAGGGCACCGAGGAGCCCTCTCTCCGCGCCCGTTTCATCACCGATGCCGAGGGGCGCTTCGGCTTCCGCACCATCGTGCCGTCGAGCTATCCGATCCCCCATGACGGTCCCGTCGGGCAGCTCCTGGAGGCGACGAAGCGCCACCCGATGCGTCCCGCACACATCCATTTCCGCATCGCCGCGCCGGGCCACGAGACGCTGGTGACGCATCTCTTCATGCCCGGCGATCCCTGGCTGGAGAGCGACGCGGTCTTCGGGGTCAAGGAGAGCCTGGTCGCGACCCTCGACGGCCGGGCCGGCGGCGCCTATCCGGACGGCTCCCCGGCCCCGGCGAGCTGGCAATTGCTCCGGCATGGCTTCGGCCTCAAACCCGTCGCCGCCTGAGGCGGTTCAGGCGCGGGAGCGCAGCGCCGCCTGGATGTTGCGACCGGTGCGCTCGACATGTTCGCGCAGCAGCTTCGCCGCGTCCTCGGCGCGCCGCTCGATCATCGCTTCGGCAATGGCGGCATGCTCGGCCGGCACGTCCCGGTCCGGCGCATGGTCCTTCAGGAAGATGCGGCGGTAGCGGTCCGACTGGTCGTGCAGCGTCTCGCAGAACTGCTGCAGCAGCGGCATGCGGCAGGCCGAGATCAGCTCGGCATGGAAGGCCCGGTGCCGCGCCTCCCACTCCTCCTGCTCCTCGACCGAACGCGCGCCGCGCTTGCAGCGACCGAGCTGGTGCAGCGCCGAGAGGATGCGCCCCTCCCAGGCGGCGTCGCCGTGAAGGATCGCCTCCCGCGCCGCCATGCCCTCGAGCTCCACCCGGAGGCGGATGACCTCGGTCAGGTTGTCGGCAGAGACGGGCGAGACCCGGTAGCCACGCTGGTCCTCGGCCTCCACCAGCCCCTCGCTCTCCAGCCGGCACAGCGCCTCGCGCAGCGGGCTGAGGCTGACGCCGTAGCGGGCGCGGATGCGGTCGAGGACGAGCTTGGAGCCCGGCTCGAAATCGCCGCGCATGATGGCGCCGCGCAACTGCCCCGCCAGCGTCGTCGTCAGGGTCGCCGCAGACGTCGGCGTCGCGTCGCGAAGGCTCATCGTGCCGGCCTCTCAGTCGTCGGTGGGCGCGAAGCCATAGAGCGCCGCGGGGTTGTCGACCAGCGCCAGCCTGCGGTGATCCGCGTCGAGAATCCAGAGCGGGATGAGATCGACGAGGTCGCCGTCGTTGGGCATGGGCACCGGGCAGATCGGATGGGGCCAGTTGCTGCCCCACAGGATGCGGTCCGGCCGATGCGCCACGACGCGGTGGATCAGCGGCAGCATGTCCCGGTGCGGATAGGGCTCGGCGGAGAGGCGATAGAGGCTGGCGAGCTTCACCCAGCAGCGGCTGGTGTCGAGAAGGCGCAGCACCGCGGCGAAGGGTTCTGACCCGACGCCCTCCGCAGCGGTGATTCGCGCCAGGTGGTCGAGCACGAAGGGGCTGCCGCAATCGACCAGCTCCCGCTCCACGTCGAGCAGTTCCTCCGCGCGGTGGAAATGCAGCACCAGGTGCCAGCCGAAGTCGCGCGTCTCGGCGGCGAGGCGCGGCAGGTGCTCGAAGGACGCGCCGCCGCTCACCACGGTCGACATGCGGCAGCCGCGCATGCCGCGCCGGTGCATGGCCTCGATCTCCGCCTGCGGCAGGCCCGAGGGAATGACGGCGACGCCGCGCATGCGCTCCGGCGCGCGGTCGAGGGCGGCGAGCGTCGCCCGGTTGTCGGTGCCGTGGGCGCCGCCGTGGACGATGACGACCCGGTCGATGCCGAGCACCTCATGCAGAGCGAAGAGATCCTCCACCGTGCAGTCCTCGGGCGTGTAGCTGCGCGCCGGACTGAAGGGGAACTGCGCCGCCGGGCCGAAGACGTGGACATGGGTGTCGCAGGCGCCCTGCGGCACGGCGAAGCGCGGCCGGCGCGGATTCCGGTCGGGTCCCGGGCAGGATTTCGGCGCCGACGCAGCGGCAGAAGGGGCGGCCATGCATCACCTCACGTCATTTACAGAGCGATAACCGCCCTGGGGGTCCGGCGCGTCGGCGCCATTGACCCGGCCGGCCCATGGTGTACCATAAAAATCGATGATCCAATAATAATCGATATTCTTATGAAGGAGATCTCGATGACCCGCTGGCTCGCTTCTCTCATGGCCGGGCTTTTCGCCCTCACCCTCGGCGCCCTGCCCGCCGCCGCTTTCCCCGACCGCGCCGTCCGTATCGTCGTGCCCTTCCCGGCCGGCGGCTCCAACGACGTGATCGCCCGCATCCTCGGCCAGCGCCTCTCCGAAATCTGGAAGCAGCCCGTCGTCATCGAGAACCGCGGCGGCGCCGGCGGCAATATCGGTGGCGAGGCCATCGCCCGTGCCGACGCCGACGGCTATTCGCTCCTGCTCGCCGCCCCCGGCCCGCTCGCCATCAACCCCTCCCTCTTCCAGCGCATGAATTACGATCCGCTGAAGGATTTCGCGCCGATTGCGCTCACCGCCTCGGTGCCGATCGTGCTCGCCGTCAATCCGCAGGTCCGCGCCACCACGGTCGCCGAGCTGATCGCGCTGGCCAAGGCCGAGCCGGGCAAGCTGCATTTCGGCTCCTCCGGCGCCGGCTCGACCAACCATCTGGCGGGCGAGCTCTTCAAGTCGCTGGCCGGCATCAACATCCAGCACGTGCCCTATCGCGGCGCCGCCCCGGCCATGAACGACCTCGTCGCCGGCCACATTCCCTTCATGTTCGACAACATGCCGGCGGTGCGCCCGCAGGTCGCCGGCGGCAAGATCCGGGCGATCGCGGTGGCCGGCGCCACCCGCTCCTCGCTCTATCCGGAACTGCCGACCATGGTCGAAGCCGGCGTCGCCGGTTTCGAGGCCTCCTCCTGGTTCGGCCTCGTCGCCCCCGCCGGCACGCCGCCCGCCGTCATGAAGGTGCTGGTCGAGACCACCGCCGCCGTCCTCAAGGAGCCGGCCATCATCGCCAAGTTCGCCGAACTCGGCGCCGAGCCGGGAACCGTCTTCGGCGATGATTTCGGCCGCTTCCTCAAGGCCGAGACCGAGAAGTGGTCGGCCATCGTCAAGGCCGCCGGTCTGACGCCGCAGTGACGGCGACGGCCTCCCCTCCCTTCAGCCGCGAGACATCCATGGCCAAGACCCGCGACGACCTTCCGACCCTCGCCGAGCTGGAGAAGCGCTACGAGGACATGATCGGCTTCACGCCGCCGCGCATCGCCAAGCGGCTGAAGCTCGGCATGGCCGTCGACCCCGGGGTCGTCGCCGCCATCGAGGACTGGCGCATCGCTGCCCTCACCCCCGATGCGCTGGACCAGAAGACGGTCCAGCTCATGGCCTTCGCCATCCTGCTGACCCAGACGTCGGAAGCCGCCACCAACCACGCCAAGGCGGCGATCAAGGCGGGCGCGACGCTGGATGAGCTCCACGCCGCCGCCGCCGTCGCCGCCCTGTTCCGCGGCGTCGCCGCCTTCAATCTCGCGGGCGAGGTCCTCACCGGCCTCTTCCCCGAGAAGGCCTGACGGCGCCCGCCCGACCACCTCGAGGACCGATCCCATGCTCTCCGACGACGATCGCCGCAAGGCGGCCGAAATCCTGCTCTCCGCCGAGGAGTGCCGCACCCCGGCCCTGCAGCTCACCAAGACCTTTCCGGACATCCAGATCGCGGATTCCTACGCCATCTCCTCGCTGGTCACCGAGACCAAGATCGCCCGCGG contains:
- a CDS encoding TRAP transporter large permease, with the translated sequence MEDVTLGFVLIGAMVALIVLGLPIGLSLIGTGAIGVWLIRDNIDLAFRFTALATYSGIQDYLFATIPLFVLMGLLVSISDVGKDTFEVAQALLRRIRGGLGMATVAANAVFAAVTGVSIASAAVFTKVAVPEMVRHGYTMRFASGTVAGSSILGMLIPPSLLMIVYGVLSEVSIGKMFVAGVIPGVIIALGFTVMIWVYATVWPHKIFVDAGTSDVEDVPPMPVGEMLAKSVPIACLVVLILGGLYTGFFTPTEAGAVGAAGALVIALVRRRLDWPKFWRVLKEAGIVSASILFLLIAASLYSRMLSMAGVPNAIGDFVQHLGLGAYGFLFAFVVVILLMGMILDSTSILLIMVPIGAPIASAMGFDLIHFGIVTIIAVEMGLLTPPFGISVFTVKATLGDPSVGIETIFAGAMPYVTVMGIALFLIAIFPPLSTILVR
- a CDS encoding intradiol ring-cleavage dioxygenase — encoded protein: MLSFDEHNLTDEVVNRFAECHDPRLKQVIQALVRHAHAFVKEVELTEAEWIAAIGFLTRTGHMCDDKRQEFILLSDVLGISMLVDAINHRMPDGATETTVLGPFYLGEHRVTPYGADIAANEPGERLFVEGTVSSPGGAPIAGAAVDIWHSDDEGFYDAQKGTEEPSLRARFITDAEGRFGFRTIVPSSYPIPHDGPVGQLLEATKRHPMRPAHIHFRIAAPGHETLVTHLFMPGDPWLESDAVFGVKESLVATLDGRAGGAYPDGSPAPASWQLLRHGFGLKPVAA
- a CDS encoding Bug family tripartite tricarboxylate transporter substrate binding protein → MTRWLASLMAGLFALTLGALPAAAFPDRAVRIVVPFPAGGSNDVIARILGQRLSEIWKQPVVIENRGGAGGNIGGEAIARADADGYSLLLAAPGPLAINPSLFQRMNYDPLKDFAPIALTASVPIVLAVNPQVRATTVAELIALAKAEPGKLHFGSSGAGSTNHLAGELFKSLAGINIQHVPYRGAAPAMNDLVAGHIPFMFDNMPAVRPQVAGGKIRAIAVAGATRSSLYPELPTMVEAGVAGFEASSWFGLVAPAGTPPAVMKVLVETTAAVLKEPAIIAKFAELGAEPGTVFGDDFGRFLKAETEKWSAIVKAAGLTPQ
- a CDS encoding carboxymuconolactone decarboxylase family protein gives rise to the protein MAKTRDDLPTLAELEKRYEDMIGFTPPRIAKRLKLGMAVDPGVVAAIEDWRIAALTPDALDQKTVQLMAFAILLTQTSEAATNHAKAAIKAGATLDELHAAAAVAALFRGVAAFNLAGEVLTGLFPEKA
- a CDS encoding TRAP transporter small permease subunit, which encodes MADDIDVAALEREAARQPFDPVRMLLDALAAIGTVWTFGLMLLICADVIGRSFLSMPITGVSEIAAHSIVGIVFLQIGATIYSRRMTRADFLIDGVLHRTPAVGRAVEALFLLIGAAVMAFVAWAAWPGMWTSLASREFFGVQGLFTVPTWPFRGLIILGGVAGALAYIMLFVAEIGARRKPAGG
- a CDS encoding GntR family transcriptional regulator; this encodes MSLRDATPTSAATLTTTLAGQLRGAIMRGDFEPGSKLVLDRIRARYGVSLSPLREALCRLESEGLVEAEDQRGYRVSPVSADNLTEVIRLRVELEGMAAREAILHGDAAWEGRILSALHQLGRCKRGARSVEEQEEWEARHRAFHAELISACRMPLLQQFCETLHDQSDRYRRIFLKDHAPDRDVPAEHAAIAEAMIERRAEDAAKLLREHVERTGRNIQAALRSRA
- a CDS encoding amidohydrolase family protein produces the protein MAAPSAAASAPKSCPGPDRNPRRPRFAVPQGACDTHVHVFGPAAQFPFSPARSYTPEDCTVEDLFALHEVLGIDRVVIVHGGAHGTDNRATLAALDRAPERMRGVAVIPSGLPQAEIEAMHRRGMRGCRMSTVVSGGASFEHLPRLAAETRDFGWHLVLHFHRAEELLDVERELVDCGSPFVLDHLARITAAEGVGSEPFAAVLRLLDTSRCWVKLASLYRLSAEPYPHRDMLPLIHRVVAHRPDRILWGSNWPHPICPVPMPNDGDLVDLIPLWILDADHRRLALVDNPAALYGFAPTDD
- a CDS encoding C4-dicarboxylate TRAP transporter substrate-binding protein, which codes for MTTTRRTFMAGAAGAATLPVFNIKASAQQSLNVTIAASHPVQNFWVAMMKNVFQPEVEKHLRDNGNQVRVNWRESYGGTLYKFQDTMEAVRDNITDIGYVGTLWEGSTMPLQNVSYFTPFTTGDHGLVARTFDKLNETVPAIKQNWNGLNMVPLSSFITDTYHIWSTFPVRTLDDLKNRKISAPGTSANWLTGTGATPVDGALTTYYTDIQTGVSEGALSFFVGILPTRVYEVAKYVCKCDVGAMYVGGIAANKQRHDRWPAAFQKAVAEAGKITTQKHIEDVSSRIDAAEKEMVAKGSIITTMADAERKRWISGLPNIAKTWADTSGPAARDVLKSYFAAIRAAGGTPGRDWDREASA